The following are encoded together in the Triticum dicoccoides isolate Atlit2015 ecotype Zavitan chromosome 6B, WEW_v2.0, whole genome shotgun sequence genome:
- the LOC119326255 gene encoding uncharacterized protein LOC119326255, which yields MSLAQLLPNLLDTAIESSIGAVGQDVLALVGSRFGAVNRQGRPSGTSMDKEAPTEQPPCVGRVCTLEKTINEYAEKKTETVIVPEVGSSFDTLGEAYDYYNPYS from the exons ATGTCGCTGGCCCAGCTGCTCCCGAATCTGCTCGACACAGCGATCGAGTCCAGTATTGGCGCGGTAGGGCAGGACGTATTGGCACTTGTCGGCAGCAGATTCGGGGCAGTCAACAGGCAGGGACGACCCTCAGGCACCAGCATGGACAAAGAG GCACCTACAGAGCAACCCCCCTGTGTTGGTAGAGTGTGCACGTTGGAGAAGACAATCAACGAATATGCAGAGAAAAAGACTGAAACCGTCATAGTGCCTGAGGTTGGGAGCAGCTTCGATACGCTGGGAGAGGCATATGACTACTACAACCCGTATTCATGA